A window of the Canis lupus baileyi chromosome 1, mCanLup2.hap1, whole genome shotgun sequence genome harbors these coding sequences:
- the LOC140605790 gene encoding nucleoside permease NupC-like gives MDPVVQGPPSKGTKADKAGCLGTGGSQEGTGKQELSCHWALGKCADQCTHTCHQEQLGQCGLGDCGSALAGSLTPEMEVYWRPVFWGIGLQFLLGLLILRTDPGFMAFDWLGQQVQTFLEYTNAGAEFVFGDTYADHLFAFKVLPIVVFFSTVMSMLYYLGLMQWIIRKVGWVMLVTMGSSPIESVVAAGNIFVGQTGDFCLGSTSLQFGKCLRQNISMEVNLTLCVSLSSRTAALGCLELVLHLFCPILYLLMVEK, from the exons ATGGATCCAGTGGTGCAGGGCCCTCCATCCAAGGGCACCAAAGCAGACAAAGCCGGCTGTCTTGGGACAGGgggaagccaggagggcacaggaaagcaagaactctcctgccactgggcgcTTGGCAaatgtgcagatcagtgcacccacACCTGCCACCAGGAGCaactaggccagtgtggactgggagactgtggttcGGCACTCGCAGGGAGCTTGACTCCAGAGATGGAA GTTTACTGGAGGCCTGTCTTTTGGGGAATTGGTTTACAATTTCTTCTTGGGCTCTTAATCCTGAGGACTGATCCTGGATTTATGGCTTTTGATTGGTTGGGCCAACAAGTTCAG ACCTTCTTGGAATATACTAATGCTGGTGCAGAATTTGTCTTCGGTGACACGTACGCAGACCACTTATTTGCATTTAAG GTCCTGCCAATCGTGGTTTTCTTCAGCACCGTAATGTCCATGCTTTACTACCTTGGATTGATGCAGTGGATCATTAGAAAG GTTGGATGGGTAATGTTAGTTACTATGGGATCATCTCCTATTGAATCTGTAGTGGCTGCTGGCAATATATTCGTTGGACAG ACTGGTGATTTCTGCTTAGGCTCCACTTCCCTACAGTTTGGAAAATGTCTCAGGCAAAACATCAGCATGGAAGTGAACCTCACCTTGTGTGTTTCTCTTTCCTCAAGAACTGCAGCCCTGGGATGCCTGGAATTagttcttcatctattttgcccaaTTTTATATCTGTTAATGGTAGAAAAGTGA